One window of Rhizobium leguminosarum genomic DNA carries:
- a CDS encoding acyl carrier protein yields the protein MTATFDKVADIIAETSEIDRATITLESHTIDDLGIDSLDFLDIVFAIDKEFGIKIPLEKWTQEVNEGKVSTEEYFVLKNLCAKIDELKAAKA from the coding sequence GTGACCGCTACATTCGATAAAGTTGCCGACATTATTGCAGAAACCAGCGAGATCGATCGTGCGACGATCACGCTGGAGAGCCATACGATCGACGACCTCGGTATCGACAGCCTTGATTTCCTCGACATCGTCTTTGCGATCGACAAGGAATTCGGCATCAAGATCCCGCTCGAAAAGTGGACGCAGGAAGTCAATGAGGGCAAGGTTTCCACCGAAGAATATTTCGTACTGAAGAACCTCTGCGCCAAGATCGACGAGCTCAAAGCCGCCAAGGCCTGA